The following are encoded together in the Pedobacter steynii genome:
- the dnaK gene encoding molecular chaperone DnaK translates to MSKIIGIDLGTTNSCVAVMEGNEPVVIANSEGKRTTPSIVAFAENGERKVGEPAKRQAITNPTKTISSIKRFMGSSFAEVTKEAGRVPYKVVKGDNNTPRVEIDDRKYTPQELSAMILQKMKKTAEDFLGHEVTEAVITVPAYFNDAQRQATKEAGEIAGLTVKRIINEPTAAALAYGLDKAHKDMKIVVFDCGGGTHDVSVLELGDGVFEVKSTDGDTHLGGDDFDHIIIEWLAGEFKNEYGMDLHQDPMALQRLKEAAEKAKIELSSTTSTEINLPYITADATGPKHLVRTLSRAKFEQLAADLIKRTIDPCKSALKNAGLKTSDIDEIILVGGSTRIPAIQDAVKAFFGKEPSKGVNPDEVVAIGAAIQGGVLTGEVKDVLLLDVTPLSLGIETMGGVMTKLIEANTTIPSKKAETFSTAADNQPSVEIHILQGERPMAAQNRTIGRFILDGIPPAPRGVPQVEVAFDIDANGILHVSAKDKATGKEQKIRIEASSGLTDEEIKRMKEEAEQNADADKAAKEEAEKINSADALIFSTEKQLKEFGEKISADKKAPIEEGLKKLKDAHAARNFADIDAAQEELQNAWNAASEEMYKAGQDGAQPEGAAGAQQEGQPAGGDDVTDVDFEEVKDDKK, encoded by the coding sequence ATGTCAAAAATTATTGGTATAGACTTAGGAACAACAAACTCTTGCGTAGCCGTAATGGAAGGTAACGAACCTGTAGTTATAGCCAACAGTGAGGGTAAACGTACTACGCCATCCATTGTTGCTTTTGCAGAAAATGGAGAACGTAAAGTAGGTGAGCCGGCAAAACGCCAGGCGATTACTAACCCAACAAAAACAATTTCTTCGATCAAACGCTTTATGGGCAGCAGCTTTGCTGAAGTAACTAAAGAAGCTGGTCGTGTACCTTATAAAGTAGTTAAAGGCGACAACAATACACCACGTGTAGAAATTGACGACCGTAAATATACTCCACAAGAGCTTTCTGCAATGATCTTGCAGAAAATGAAAAAAACAGCTGAAGACTTTTTGGGTCATGAGGTAACTGAAGCAGTTATTACTGTTCCTGCTTACTTTAATGATGCACAACGTCAGGCAACTAAAGAAGCTGGTGAAATCGCCGGTTTAACAGTGAAACGTATCATCAACGAGCCAACTGCAGCTGCTTTAGCTTACGGTTTGGATAAAGCACATAAAGACATGAAAATTGTTGTGTTTGACTGTGGTGGTGGTACTCATGACGTTTCTGTATTAGAATTGGGTGATGGTGTATTTGAAGTAAAATCTACTGATGGTGATACTCACTTAGGTGGTGATGACTTCGACCATATCATTATTGAATGGTTAGCAGGTGAATTTAAGAACGAATATGGCATGGACCTTCACCAGGATCCAATGGCTTTACAACGTTTGAAAGAAGCTGCTGAGAAAGCTAAAATTGAACTTTCAAGCACTACTTCTACGGAGATCAACCTTCCTTACATCACTGCTGATGCAACAGGTCCTAAACACTTGGTTAGAACTTTAAGCCGTGCTAAATTTGAGCAATTGGCAGCTGATCTGATCAAACGTACAATTGATCCTTGTAAATCAGCATTGAAAAATGCAGGTTTAAAAACATCTGATATCGATGAAATCATCTTAGTTGGTGGTTCTACACGTATCCCTGCAATCCAGGATGCGGTTAAAGCTTTCTTCGGTAAAGAACCTTCTAAAGGTGTTAACCCGGATGAGGTAGTAGCTATCGGTGCTGCAATCCAAGGTGGTGTATTAACAGGTGAAGTTAAAGATGTATTATTATTAGATGTTACCCCTCTTTCATTAGGTATCGAGACTATGGGTGGTGTAATGACTAAATTAATCGAAGCAAACACGACTATCCCTTCTAAAAAAGCAGAAACTTTCTCTACAGCAGCTGATAACCAGCCTTCAGTAGAAATCCACATCTTACAGGGCGAGCGCCCTATGGCAGCTCAAAACCGTACGATTGGCCGCTTCATCTTAGATGGTATTCCACCAGCTCCACGTGGAGTTCCTCAGGTAGAAGTAGCATTTGATATTGATGCAAATGGTATCTTACACGTAAGTGCTAAAGATAAAGCTACTGGTAAAGAGCAAAAAATCCGTATTGAGGCTTCTTCAGGTCTAACTGACGAAGAGATCAAAAGGATGAAAGAAGAAGCAGAACAAAACGCTGATGCTGATAAAGCAGCTAAAGAAGAAGCTGAAAAAATCAATAGCGCTGATGCTTTAATCTTCTCTACTGAGAAACAATTGAAAGAATTTGGCGAGAAAATCTCTGCAGATAAAAAAGCACCAATCGAAGAAGGTTTGAAAAAACTGAAAGATGCACATGCTGCTAGAAACTTCGCTGATATCGATGCTGCTCAGGAAGAATTACAGAATGCATGGAATGCCGCTTCTGAAGAGATGTACAAAGCAGGACAAGATGGTGCACAACCAGAAGGCGCTGCCGGAGCTCAACAAGAAGGTCAGCCTGCAGGTGGTGACGATGTTACCGATGTAGATTTTGAAGAAGTAAAAGACGATAAAAAATAA
- a CDS encoding nucleotidyltransferase family protein, with product MKPTLLILAAGMASRYGSMKQIDGFGPNNETIIDYSIYDAIKAGFGKVVFIIKEEYLEDFKAIFEPKLKGKIETAYVFQNFDIKQFGVDIEIERAKPWGTAHAILSGRTAINEPFCVINADDFYGLDAYQKMVKFLTTEVSDSNYSMIGYEIGKTLSDYGSVSRGVCKVDENGILEDINERTKVLREGDTIVFEEDDKQYPLAVDTRVSMNFWGFTPAVFQITEELFRDFAVQNKENPKAEFFIPLVAEYLVKSRKADFKVVPTDSQWFGVTYKEDKPIVKASIDQLIKDGAYPDSLWN from the coding sequence ATGAAACCAACCTTATTAATACTAGCAGCTGGGATGGCGAGTCGCTACGGCAGCATGAAACAAATTGACGGGTTCGGCCCGAATAACGAGACCATTATTGATTACTCTATATACGATGCGATTAAAGCCGGCTTCGGTAAGGTTGTCTTTATTATTAAAGAAGAATATCTGGAAGATTTTAAAGCAATTTTCGAACCTAAGCTAAAAGGAAAAATCGAGACTGCTTATGTATTCCAAAACTTTGACATCAAACAATTCGGAGTAGATATCGAAATTGAAAGAGCAAAACCATGGGGCACTGCTCATGCGATTCTGTCTGGAAGAACAGCGATCAATGAGCCTTTCTGTGTGATTAATGCAGATGACTTTTATGGATTAGATGCTTACCAGAAAATGGTTAAGTTCCTGACCACTGAGGTAAGCGACAGCAATTACTCGATGATCGGATATGAGATCGGCAAAACTTTGTCAGACTATGGTTCTGTTTCAAGAGGTGTTTGTAAAGTAGACGAGAATGGCATACTGGAAGACATCAATGAGCGTACAAAAGTATTAAGAGAAGGTGACACGATTGTTTTCGAAGAAGATGACAAACAATACCCCTTAGCAGTAGATACTCGCGTATCGATGAATTTTTGGGGCTTTACACCGGCTGTTTTCCAAATCACGGAAGAGCTGTTCAGAGATTTTGCAGTACAGAACAAAGAAAACCCTAAAGCGGAGTTTTTTATTCCATTGGTAGCAGAATACCTGGTAAAATCCAGAAAAGCAGATTTCAAAGTAGTACCTACTGACAGCCAGTGGTTCGGGGTAACTTATAAAGAAGATAAACCAATTGTTAAAGCCAGTATTGATCAATTGATCAAAGACGGTGCTTATCCGGATAGCCTTTGGAATTAA
- a CDS encoding helicase HerA-like domain-containing protein, translating to MSDQTQQFIEKVKTAYQPKGSYIYLGAGILDGEVLAEAEVNLYLHMMNRHGLVAGATGTGKTRTLQLLAEQLSDAGVPVFMLDVKGDLSGLYQAGESNPKIEERSTQLNKPFTPSGYPIEPYSLSGKLGAQMRATILEFGPTLLAKILDLNDTQTGVLSVIFKYADDSKLPLIDLNDLKKLVSYLSDGPGKEEIKSDYGSISPATSGTILRKIITIEQQGLGAMFGERSFDIEDLFARTDGKGTISLLNISDVQNQPKLYSTYLLSLLAELYYNLPEVGDLDKPKLVFFFDEAHLLFKDSSKAFMEQIETIIRLIRSKGIGVFFCTQSPTDVPESVLSQLGNRIQHALRVFTPNDADALKKTVNTYPTSAFYKIDKVLTSLGTGQALITVLNDKGIPTEVTATMLTPPKSVMGPMNASDYGKLVQSSPMNQKYQESIDPESAYEILTKRINDNQAAEAPEEENTVKKEGKSIIEQVMGATITRQIGKEIVRGLFGMLTGKKTRSSGGKGIFGF from the coding sequence ATGAGTGATCAAACCCAACAGTTTATAGAAAAAGTTAAAACAGCTTATCAACCAAAAGGCTCCTATATTTATTTAGGCGCCGGAATTCTGGATGGTGAGGTTCTGGCAGAAGCAGAAGTAAATCTCTATTTACACATGATGAACCGTCACGGGCTTGTTGCCGGTGCTACAGGGACCGGAAAAACGAGGACCCTGCAATTACTTGCCGAGCAACTCTCCGACGCAGGTGTTCCTGTATTTATGCTTGATGTAAAAGGCGATCTTTCCGGCTTATATCAGGCCGGAGAAAGCAATCCTAAAATTGAGGAAAGATCAACGCAGCTGAATAAACCATTTACGCCTTCAGGATACCCGATAGAACCTTATTCCCTTTCCGGAAAATTAGGGGCTCAGATGAGGGCCACAATTCTTGAATTCGGCCCGACCCTACTGGCAAAAATCCTGGACCTTAATGATACTCAAACTGGAGTATTGTCGGTTATATTTAAATATGCTGATGATAGTAAATTACCATTAATCGACCTGAATGATCTTAAAAAACTGGTTTCGTATCTTTCAGACGGACCCGGGAAAGAAGAAATAAAGAGTGATTATGGATCTATTTCTCCTGCCACCTCAGGAACTATTCTCAGAAAAATTATCACCATTGAGCAACAAGGTCTGGGCGCTATGTTCGGCGAACGCTCTTTTGATATTGAAGACTTATTTGCCAGGACAGATGGTAAAGGAACTATTTCTCTTTTGAATATCTCCGATGTTCAGAATCAACCAAAATTATATTCCACCTATCTATTGAGTTTACTGGCTGAATTGTATTATAATTTACCTGAGGTGGGCGACCTTGACAAACCTAAGCTGGTTTTCTTCTTTGACGAGGCACACCTGTTGTTTAAAGACTCCTCAAAGGCTTTTATGGAGCAGATTGAAACGATCATCAGACTCATCAGATCTAAGGGGATAGGCGTCTTCTTTTGCACGCAATCACCAACGGATGTTCCTGAAAGTGTATTATCTCAATTGGGGAACCGCATCCAGCATGCCTTAAGGGTATTTACGCCCAACGATGCTGATGCCTTAAAGAAAACAGTAAATACTTATCCGACTTCTGCCTTTTATAAGATAGACAAGGTGCTAACCTCTTTAGGAACAGGGCAAGCGCTGATCACCGTTTTGAATGATAAAGGGATTCCGACTGAAGTAACAGCAACCATGCTGACCCCGCCGAAATCGGTAATGGGCCCCATGAATGCCTCAGACTATGGAAAATTAGTCCAGTCCAGCCCCATGAACCAAAAATATCAGGAAAGTATTGATCCGGAAAGTGCATATGAAATCCTGACTAAGCGAATTAATGATAATCAGGCTGCAGAAGCACCCGAGGAGGAGAATACCGTTAAAAAGGAAGGAAAAAGTATTATAGAACAGGTAATGGGCGCCACCATAACCAGACAGATTGGCAAGGAAATTGTACGTGGGCTGTTCGGAATGTTAACCGGCAAAAAAACACGTAGTAGCGGAGGAAAGGGAATCTTTGGTTTTTAA
- a CDS encoding M42 family metallopeptidase encodes MAKKKDDKQKHVSVVTKKSLQFFEEYINNPSPTGFEYPGQKLWLDYLKPYIDESFIDNYGTAVGVINPKAEYRVVIEAHADEISWFVNYITPEGLIYVIRNGGSDHQIAPSKRVNIHTDKGMVKAVFGWPAIHTRNGEKEEAPALKNIFLDCGCTSKEEVENLGIHVGCVITYEDEFMVLNDRYYVGRALDNRAGGFMIAEVARLLKENKQKLPFGLYIVNSVQEEIGLRGAEMIADRIKPHVAIVTDVTHDTSTPMINKITQGDLACGRGPVVSYAPAVQTNLNKLLIETAEKNEIPFQRQASSRSTGTDTDAFAYSNGGVPSALISLPLRYMHTTVEMIHKEDVDNVISLIYHALLNIKKDHDFKYSK; translated from the coding sequence ATGGCAAAAAAGAAAGACGATAAACAGAAACATGTTTCTGTAGTTACTAAGAAATCACTCCAATTTTTTGAAGAATATATTAACAACCCATCTCCTACCGGTTTCGAATACCCTGGTCAGAAGCTATGGCTGGACTATTTAAAACCTTATATTGATGAAAGCTTTATCGATAATTATGGTACCGCAGTGGGTGTCATCAATCCTAAAGCTGAATATAGAGTAGTCATTGAAGCACATGCGGATGAAATCTCCTGGTTTGTAAATTACATTACTCCTGAGGGTTTGATTTATGTGATCAGAAATGGAGGCTCAGATCACCAGATTGCCCCGTCAAAACGTGTCAATATCCATACCGACAAAGGGATGGTGAAAGCGGTTTTCGGATGGCCTGCCATTCACACCAGAAACGGTGAAAAAGAAGAAGCTCCTGCCTTAAAAAATATTTTCCTTGACTGTGGATGTACGAGCAAGGAAGAAGTAGAAAACCTGGGTATCCATGTAGGTTGTGTCATCACTTATGAAGATGAGTTTATGGTATTAAACGACCGTTATTATGTTGGACGTGCTTTAGACAACAGAGCCGGTGGTTTCATGATTGCTGAAGTAGCCCGTTTACTTAAAGAAAACAAACAAAAACTTCCATTTGGATTATACATTGTCAATTCAGTACAGGAAGAAATCGGTTTACGTGGAGCAGAAATGATCGCCGACCGGATTAAGCCGCATGTAGCGATCGTTACAGACGTTACCCATGATACCAGTACGCCAATGATCAATAAGATCACACAAGGCGATTTAGCTTGTGGCAGAGGCCCAGTAGTTTCATATGCTCCTGCAGTACAAACTAACCTGAATAAGTTATTGATTGAAACAGCTGAAAAGAACGAAATTCCTTTCCAACGTCAGGCTTCGTCCAGATCAACAGGTACGGACACTGATGCTTTTGCTTATTCAAACGGTGGTGTTCCTTCTGCATTGATCTCTTTACCATTACGCTATATGCACACAACGGTAGAAATGATTCATAAAGAAGATGTGGACAATGTGATCAGCTTAATTTATCACGCTTTGTTGAACATCAAAAAAGACCACGATTTCAAGTACTCTAAATAA
- a CDS encoding GNAT family N-acetyltransferase: protein MEKIHIEQIRPDLTWRIRHEAMYPDEPYDAIKLENDSNGIHFALFAGDQLYSVISLFSEGSVYQFRKFATLPVAQGKGYGSLLLRHVIEYVGNMGATKLWCNARTSVSPFYVKFGFSETEERFHKLGLEFVIMQLELNN from the coding sequence ATGGAAAAAATCCATATTGAACAAATCAGACCTGACCTGACCTGGCGTATCCGGCATGAAGCCATGTACCCTGATGAACCTTATGATGCTATAAAACTGGAAAATGATTCCAATGGGATTCACTTCGCTTTATTTGCTGGCGACCAGCTTTATTCGGTCATCTCTCTGTTTTCTGAAGGCAGTGTTTACCAGTTCCGCAAGTTCGCGACATTACCTGTTGCTCAGGGGAAAGGCTATGGCAGTCTCCTACTCCGACATGTGATTGAATATGTGGGTAACATGGGCGCTACGAAACTATGGTGTAATGCCAGGACATCGGTATCTCCTTTTTATGTAAAATTTGGATTTTCGGAAACAGAAGAGCGTTTCCATAAACTGGGATTGGAATTTGTCATCATGCAGTTAGAACTAAACAATTAA
- a CDS encoding MFS transporter: MKLSRTDVLLMAFCTGLIVANIYYCQPLVILVADEFKLTESHAGKITYLTQAGYALGLFLIVPLGDMFERRKQILMITGVAVASLLLAALSHSFLLLQIASVLIGASSIVPQLILPMAANLSSDEKRGETIGIIMSGLLVGILVSRSISGSVGFLWGWRTMYLIAAGICSLLLLLMAKRFPLSMPSFKGTYQELMSSMWHYVKTQPVLREASIINFLAFSILSAFWTTMVLFLANPPFSFQTLQIGLFGIAGAAGALAAPLVGKLSSGKNPRKNLLTGLVLQLLSIAAFYFTGTHLYLFIAGIILIDIGQQAIHVTNQTRIYALLPEARNRLNTVFMSVSFVGASFGSALGLWLWDKGQWPLFCVGTTAVILLNLCIYKFYSGKLKP; the protein is encoded by the coding sequence ATGAAGCTTAGTCGTACAGACGTTTTGCTAATGGCCTTTTGCACAGGTCTTATCGTAGCAAATATCTATTATTGCCAGCCGCTGGTCATCCTTGTTGCGGATGAATTCAAGCTCACTGAAAGTCATGCAGGAAAGATCACTTATCTTACCCAGGCAGGTTATGCGCTGGGTTTATTTCTGATTGTACCGCTTGGCGATATGTTTGAACGCCGGAAGCAAATTTTAATGATTACAGGAGTGGCAGTTGCATCTTTATTGCTTGCTGCACTCTCCCACTCTTTCCTGTTATTGCAAATTGCCAGTGTCCTGATCGGAGCCAGTTCTATCGTACCCCAGCTTATTTTACCTATGGCTGCGAACCTCAGTTCGGATGAAAAGCGCGGAGAAACAATTGGGATCATCATGAGCGGTCTGCTGGTGGGAATTCTGGTCTCAAGATCAATTAGCGGAAGTGTTGGATTTTTATGGGGCTGGAGAACCATGTACCTTATTGCCGCTGGCATCTGCTCTTTGCTACTGCTATTAATGGCCAAACGTTTTCCATTAAGTATGCCTTCTTTTAAAGGCACTTATCAGGAATTGATGTCTTCTATGTGGCACTATGTAAAAACACAGCCGGTATTGCGGGAAGCATCTATCATTAATTTCCTTGCTTTCTCTATATTGAGTGCTTTCTGGACGACCATGGTTTTATTCCTGGCCAATCCACCTTTCAGTTTTCAAACACTACAAATAGGTTTGTTTGGAATTGCCGGAGCTGCAGGTGCGTTAGCAGCCCCTTTGGTAGGGAAACTAAGCAGCGGCAAAAATCCGCGCAAAAACCTGCTGACAGGCCTGGTTTTACAGTTGCTAAGTATTGCCGCCTTTTACTTTACCGGCACACATCTTTACTTATTCATAGCTGGAATTATTCTTATTGATATTGGTCAGCAGGCTATTCATGTAACCAATCAAACCAGAATTTACGCTTTGCTTCCTGAAGCAAGAAATCGCCTAAATACCGTTTTTATGTCGGTCAGCTTCGTTGGTGCTTCTTTTGGGTCTGCTCTTGGTTTATGGCTCTGGGATAAAGGACAATGGCCCTTATTTTGCGTGGGAACTACGGCGGTAATCCTGTTGAACCTATGTATCTATAAATTTTATAGTGGAAAGCTGAAACCTTAA
- a CDS encoding acyl-CoA carboxylase subunit beta yields the protein MKTKIELLQDKVKQAQTGGGAVRIESQHKKGKLTARERIHFLMDENSFEEIGMMVTHRSTDFGMEREKYLGDGVVTGYGNINGRLVYVFSQDFTVFGGSLSETHAEKICKIMDMAMKNGAPVIGLNDSGGARIQEGVVSLGGYADIFYRNVQASGVVPQLSAIMGPCAGGAVYSPAITDFILMVENTSYMFVTGPNVVKTVTHEEVTSEELGGASTHATKSGVTHFACANELDAINHVKRLLSYMPQNCEETPVSLPYTASEESRPGLNTLMPVNATQPYDIRTIIAEVMDADSFLEVHREYAENIVVGFARLAGRSIGIVANQPAYLAGVLDNHASTKAARFVRFCDCFNIPLLVFEDVPGFLPGTDQEWNGIINNGAKLLYAFSEATVPRITVITRKAYGGAYDVMNSKHIGADMNYAWPTAEIAVMGAKGAAEIIFKKEINTAENPEEKWLEKEKLYSDTFANPYRAAERGFVDEVIEPAQTRIKLIKAFKMLENKVVNRPRRKHGNIPL from the coding sequence ATGAAAACCAAAATAGAGTTACTTCAGGATAAAGTTAAACAGGCTCAAACCGGTGGTGGGGCAGTAAGAATTGAGAGTCAGCATAAAAAAGGAAAACTTACGGCAAGAGAAAGGATTCATTTCCTGATGGATGAGAACTCTTTTGAAGAGATTGGAATGATGGTTACCCATAGAAGTACCGATTTCGGAATGGAGCGGGAAAAATATTTAGGCGATGGTGTGGTTACGGGATATGGGAATATCAATGGTCGCCTGGTATATGTGTTTTCACAGGACTTTACCGTTTTTGGTGGTTCGTTATCTGAAACGCATGCAGAGAAAATTTGTAAGATCATGGATATGGCCATGAAAAACGGGGCTCCTGTTATTGGGCTAAATGACAGTGGTGGTGCCAGGATTCAGGAGGGTGTAGTTTCTCTTGGAGGTTATGCCGATATCTTTTACCGGAATGTACAGGCTTCGGGAGTGGTACCTCAATTGTCAGCCATTATGGGTCCTTGCGCTGGCGGTGCAGTATACTCTCCGGCAATTACCGATTTTATCCTGATGGTGGAAAACACTTCTTATATGTTTGTAACCGGACCAAATGTGGTGAAAACGGTAACTCATGAAGAAGTCACCTCTGAAGAACTGGGTGGAGCATCTACCCATGCGACAAAATCCGGTGTAACCCATTTTGCCTGTGCCAATGAACTGGATGCCATCAATCATGTAAAGAGGTTACTAAGTTACATGCCACAGAACTGTGAGGAAACACCGGTATCACTACCTTATACTGCTTCGGAGGAGAGTCGCCCTGGATTGAATACACTTATGCCTGTGAATGCCACTCAGCCTTATGACATCAGAACGATCATTGCCGAAGTGATGGATGCAGACAGTTTTCTAGAGGTACACCGCGAATACGCAGAAAATATCGTGGTTGGCTTTGCACGTCTGGCAGGTAGAAGTATCGGCATTGTTGCCAATCAACCGGCTTATCTGGCTGGGGTATTAGACAATCATGCCTCAACCAAAGCTGCACGTTTTGTGCGTTTCTGCGATTGTTTCAACATTCCCTTACTTGTTTTTGAAGATGTTCCGGGATTTCTTCCGGGTACAGACCAGGAATGGAATGGCATTATCAACAACGGTGCAAAACTCTTATATGCTTTTAGTGAGGCTACCGTTCCACGCATTACTGTCATCACCAGAAAAGCATATGGCGGTGCTTATGACGTGATGAACTCTAAACATATCGGTGCAGATATGAATTATGCCTGGCCAACTGCCGAAATCGCTGTTATGGGTGCTAAAGGTGCGGCAGAGATTATTTTCAAAAAGGAGATCAATACTGCAGAAAATCCGGAAGAAAAATGGCTGGAGAAAGAGAAACTATACTCCGATACCTTTGCTAACCCTTATCGTGCAGCAGAGCGCGGTTTTGTGGATGAGGTGATAGAGCCTGCCCAAACGAGAATTAAATTAATCAAAGCATTTAAAATGCTGGAAAATAAAGTTGTCAATCGTCCCCGCAGAAAACACGGGAATATCCCATTATAA
- a CDS encoding porin, producing the protein MRKLLLLIAILSPFSLLAQSNNAPSSYDPHEIAITGYLQTQYQRAQSGGINSFSGGDFAKNSKDRFMIRRGRLKIDRADKYSSIVFQIDATQNGVQLMDAFIQLHQPNSKQLMFTAGLFNRPFGYSIVYSSGYRDFPERARVFQTLMPRERDLGAMISFRPDNKAFHFLTAEVAVINGSGHSARDYDSKKDIVGNLGFKFDSLANGKLHLGFGGSIYKGYVRSNTDTLMRSNGNGFIKDGNTSYTDSYAKRDYYGANLQLQYDNPLGSTSFKAEYIGGKQPGVAGSSKLAGPLASQSFSAQPETNLYLREFSGYYLWFSHRISKTKFTALAAYDVYDPNNEVNESEIGAANNNTTSGDIKFSTLGYGMSYLINGRLKLTLYNEHVVNDKTQLPQYLDDIKDDVFTARLQYRW; encoded by the coding sequence ATGAGAAAATTATTACTATTAATTGCCATTTTAAGCCCTTTTTCGCTGTTGGCACAAAGCAATAACGCTCCCTCTTCTTATGACCCGCATGAAATCGCCATCACCGGGTACCTTCAAACTCAATATCAGCGCGCACAATCAGGAGGAATCAATTCTTTTTCCGGAGGAGACTTCGCAAAAAACTCTAAAGATCGTTTCATGATTCGCAGGGGAAGGTTAAAAATCGACAGGGCCGACAAATATTCAAGTATTGTCTTTCAGATCGATGCCACACAGAATGGAGTTCAGCTCATGGATGCTTTTATCCAGCTGCATCAGCCAAACTCTAAACAGCTGATGTTTACCGCCGGACTTTTCAACCGCCCTTTTGGCTACTCCATAGTGTATTCCTCAGGATATAGGGATTTTCCCGAGCGTGCCAGGGTATTTCAAACCCTAATGCCCAGGGAACGTGACCTTGGAGCGATGATTAGCTTCAGACCTGACAACAAAGCATTTCATTTCCTGACAGCCGAAGTCGCCGTAATTAATGGCAGCGGACACAGCGCCAGGGATTATGATTCCAAAAAAGACATCGTAGGAAATCTTGGTTTTAAGTTTGACAGTCTTGCAAATGGCAAATTACACCTTGGTTTTGGAGGTTCCATTTATAAAGGATATGTGCGCAGTAATACAGATACACTAATGAGGAGCAATGGGAATGGCTTTATCAAAGATGGCAATACCAGTTATACCGATTCTTACGCCAAACGTGATTATTATGGCGCCAACCTGCAATTACAATATGACAATCCCTTAGGAAGCACCTCATTTAAGGCAGAGTATATCGGAGGTAAACAGCCCGGAGTTGCCGGTTCTTCAAAATTGGCAGGTCCACTGGCCAGTCAGAGTTTTTCTGCACAACCGGAAACCAACCTTTACCTGCGAGAGTTTTCCGGCTACTATCTATGGTTCAGCCACCGGATCTCAAAAACAAAATTTACCGCATTGGCTGCTTATGATGTATACGATCCTAACAATGAGGTGAATGAAAGTGAAATAGGGGCCGCAAACAACAATACTACTTCAGGAGATATTAAATTCAGCACACTGGGCTATGGCATGTCTTATCTGATCAATGGTCGCTTAAAGCTAACCCTTTACAATGAACATGTGGTAAATGACAAAACGCAACTGCCACAATACCTAGACGACATTAAGGATGATGTATTTACTGCCCGCTTGCAATACCGCTGGTAA